From one Microbulbifer sp. A4B17 genomic stretch:
- a CDS encoding chorismate lyase, with protein sequence MSTISIAVLGSKNATGRDLLHRPGYNGAFIHTAELSLHQSPFVPSGDWQSLPLETQQQPPKPLVPWLTYSGSLTAALKQQSSGDFYVRVLYQGWQAPRCEESLVLGLHHGNRALIREVLLYGCGQPWVYARSVLPERSLQGKSRNLRSLDTRPLGELLFSEPGIRRGEITLNLLQKSPESQYCELGGKSPEVWGRRSVFWLRDKPLLVAEAFLPNFHPTGAPMPQEAVNYIATEDSL encoded by the coding sequence GGATACAATGGGGCCTTTATCCATACTGCGGAGTTATCGTTGCACCAATCACCATTTGTGCCCTCTGGCGATTGGCAGAGTTTGCCTCTTGAAACCCAGCAGCAACCACCCAAACCCCTGGTGCCCTGGCTGACCTATTCTGGATCACTCACCGCCGCTCTCAAGCAGCAAAGTAGCGGCGACTTTTACGTTCGGGTGCTTTATCAAGGCTGGCAAGCACCCCGCTGTGAAGAAAGCCTCGTATTGGGATTGCACCATGGTAACCGGGCCCTGATTCGGGAAGTTTTGCTCTACGGCTGTGGACAACCCTGGGTGTATGCCCGCAGTGTTTTACCCGAGCGCAGCCTGCAGGGGAAATCTCGCAACCTGCGCAGCCTGGATACCCGCCCACTGGGAGAGCTGCTGTTTAGTGAGCCGGGCATTCGCAGAGGGGAAATCACCCTAAACCTGTTGCAAAAATCCCCGGAGAGCCAGTATTGCGAACTTGGGGGTAAAAGTCCCGAGGTCTGGGGGCGCCGCTCAGTATTCTGGCTGCGGGACAAGCCACTTTTGGTAGCGGAGGCTTTTCTCCCCAACTTCCACCCGACAGGTGCCCCCATGCCACAGGAGGCAGTCAATTACATAGCAACTGAGGATTCACTGTGA